In Phyllopteryx taeniolatus isolate TA_2022b chromosome 22, UOR_Ptae_1.2, whole genome shotgun sequence, one DNA window encodes the following:
- the LOC133471793 gene encoding potassium voltage-gated channel subfamily A member 2, translating to MEVALVSLQENGGANNGEQQQQQQQLRSALMDDLGKEINAPPPHHHHHHHHHHHQPHPHPQPQPQPQPQPLPPPPPAWRINDMNSALSCSENAMDALLRADHSPHVFDDELPDPDSDSDSNERVLINIAGLRYETQLGTLNQFPDTLLGDPAKRIKYFDPLRNEYFFDRNRPSFDGILYFYQSGGKIRRPVNVSIDVFADEIRFYQLGEEAMERFREDEGFIKEEEKPLPRNEFQKQVWLIFEYPESSSPARGIAIVSVLVITISIITFCLETLPEFRDERELRAAGRPGNGTAARPPLAFADPFFIVETTCVIWFTFELFVRFFACPSKSEFSKTVMNIIDIMSIMPYFITLGTELAEQGQEHPNGQQAMSLAILRVIRLVRVFRIFKLSRHSKGLQILGQTLKASMRELGLLIFFLFIGVILFSSAVYFAEADEPESHFSSIPDAFWWAVVTMTTVGYGDMRPVTVGGKIVGSLCAIAGVLTIALPVPVIVSNFNYFYHRETDQDQSSLKDEPAPPEGKAGAPGPEEKEESSGAPDKSDVKANSGLDLKTSLYAFCLNTRETDL from the exons ATGGAGGTGGCTCTGGTGAGCCTGCAGGAGAACGGAGGCGCCAACAAtggagagcagcagcagcagcagcagcagctccgcTCGGCGCTCATGGACGACCTGGGCAAGGAAATAaacgctcctcctcctcaccaccaccaccatcatcatcatcatcatcatcaacctcatcctcatcctcagccTCAGCCTCAGCCTCAGCCTCAGCCTCTTCCCCCGCCGCCTCCCGCGTGGAGGATCAACGACATGAACAGCGCGCTGAGCTGCAGCGAGAACGCCATGGACGCGCTGCTGCGCGCCGACCACAGCCCGCACGTGTTCGACGACGAGCTGCCGGACCCGGACTCGGACTCGGACAGCAACGAGCGCGTGCTCATCAACATCGCCGGCCTCCGCTACGAGACGCAGCTGGGCACCCTCAACCAGTTCCCGGACACGCTGCTCGGGGACCCCGCCAAGAGGATCAAGTACTTCGACCCGCTGCGCAACGAGTACTTCTTCGACCGCAACCGGCCCAGCTTCGACGGCATCCTCTACTTCTACCAGTCGGGCGGCAAGATCCGCAGACCCGTCAACGTGTCCATCGACGTGTTCGCCGACGAGATCCGCTTCTACCAGCTGGGCGAGGAGGCCATGGAGCGCTTCCGCGAGGACGAGGGCTTCATCAAGGAGGAAGAGAAGCCGCTGCCGCGCAACGAGTTCCAGAAGCAG GTGTGGCTGATCTTCGAGTACCCGGAGAGCTCCAGCCCGGCGCGCGGCATCGCCATCGTGTCGGTGCTGGTCATCACCATCTCCATCATCACCTTCTGCCTGGAGACGCTGCCAGAGTTCCGCGACGAGCGCGAGCTGCGGGCGGCCGGACGGCCCGGCAACGGCACGGCGGCGCGGCCCCCGCTCGCCTTCGCCGACCCCTTCTTCATCGTGGAGACCACCTGCGTCATCTGGTTCACCTTCGAGCTCTTCGTGCGCTTCTTCGCCTGCCCCAGCAAGTCCGAGTTCTCCAAGACGGTGATGAACATCATCGACATCATGTCCATCATGCCCTACTTCATCACGCTGGGCACCGAGCTGGCCGAGCAGGGCCAGGAGCACCCGAACGGCCAGCAGGCCATGTCGCTGGCCATCCTGCGCGTCATCCGCCTGGTGCGCGTCTTCCGCATCTTCAAGCTGTCGCGCCACTCCAAGGGTCTGCAGATCCTGGGCCAGACGCTGAAGGCCAGCATGCGCGAGCTGGGCCtgctcatcttcttcctcttcatcgGCGTCATCCTCTTCTCCAGCGCCGTCTACTTCGCCGAGGCCGACGAGCCCGAGTCGCACTTCTCCAGCATCCCCGACGCGTTCTGGTGGGCCGTGGTCACCATGACCACGGTGGGCTACGGCGACATGCGCCCCGTGACGGTGGGCGGCAAGATCGTGGGCTCGCTGTGCGCCATCGCCGGCGTGCTCACCATCGCGCTGCCCGTGCCCGTCATCGTGTCCAACTTCAACTACTTCTACCACCGCGAGACCGACCAGGACCAGTCGTCGCTCAAGGACGAGCCGGCGCCGCCTGAAGGCAAGGCGGGCGCGCCGGGCcccgaggagaaggaggagtcGTCGGGGGCGCCGGACAAGAGCGACGTCAAGGCCAACAGCGGCCTGGACCTGAAAACTTCTCTGTACGCCTTCTGCCTCAACACGCGGGAAACCGACTTGTAG
- the kcna1b gene encoding potassium voltage-gated channel subfamily A member 1 — MTVVPADNVDESATSPGHPQDDERDGHECCERVVINVSGLRFETQLKTLAHFPDTLLGDPKKRMRYFDPLRNEYFFDRNRPSFDAILYYYQSGGRLRRPVNVPLDVFSEEIKFYELGAEAVEKFREDEGFIREEERPLPDKEFQRQIWLLFEHPESSGPARGIAIVSVAVILISIVIFCLETLPELKEDAGDRRRAAAAAAAAAGNGTAARRAEILTDPFFAVETLCIVWFSFELLVRFFACPSKTAFFRNMMNSIDVVAIIPYFITLGTELADDPDGGGGGGGEQATSLAILRVIRLVRVFRIFKLSRHSKGLQILGQTLKASMRELGLLIFFLFIGVILFSSAVYFAEAEEESSYFTSIPDAFWWAVVSMTTVGYGDMYPVTVGGKIVGSLCAIAGVLTIALPVPVIVSNFNYFYHRQTDGEEQAQLLRVSRQNLAPECEQAEGDELRTANCTAPEMPTDV; from the coding sequence ATGACGGTGGTGCCCGCCGACAACGTGGACGAGAGCGCCACCTCGCCGGGTCACCCGCAGGACGACGAGCGCGACGGGCACGAGTGCTGCGAGCGCGTGGTCATCAACGTGTCGGGGCTTCGCTTCGAGACGCAGCTGAAGACCTTGGCGCACTTCCCCGACACGCTCCTGGGCGACCCCAAGAAGAGGATGCGCTACTTCGACCCGCTGCGCAACGAGTACTTCTTCGACCGCAACCGGCCCAGCTTCGACGCCATCCTCTACTACTACCAGTCGGGCGGCCGGCTGAGGCGGCCCGTCAACGTCCCGCTGGACGTGTTTTCCGAGGAGATCAAGTTTTACGAGCTGGGCGCCGAGGCCGTGGAGAAGTTCCGCGAGGACGAGGGCTTCATCCGCGAGGAGGAGCGCCCGCTGCCGGACAAGGAGTTCCAGCGGCAGATCTGGCTCCTCTTCGAGCACCCGGAGAGCTCGGGCCCGGCGCGGGGCATCGCCATCGTGTCGGTGGCGGTCATCCTCATCTCCATCGTCATCTTCTGCCTGGAGACGCTGCCCGAGCTGAAGGAGGACGCGGGCGATCggcggcgggcggcggcggcggcggcggcggccgccgGCAACGGCACGGCCGCCCGCCGCGCCGAGATCCTGACCGACCCCTTCTTCGCGGTGGAGACCCTGTGCATCGTCTGGTTCTCCTTCGAGCTCCTGGTCCGCTTCTTCGCGTGTCCCAGCAAGACGGCCTTCTTCCGAAACATGATGAACTCCATCGACGTGGTGGCCATCATCCCGTACTTCATCACGCTGGGGACCGAGCTGGCCGACGACCCggatggcggcggcggcggcggcggcgagcaGGCCACGTCGCTGGCCATCCTGCGCGTCATCCGCCTGGTGCGCGTCTTCCGCATCTTCAAGCTGTCGCGCCACTCCAAGGGTCTGCAGATCCTGGGCCAGACGCTGAAGGCCAGCATGCGCGAGCTGGGCCtgctcatcttcttcctcttcatcgGCGTCATCCTCTTCTCCAGCGCCGTCTACTTCGCCGAAGCCGAGGAGGAGTCGTCGTACTTCACCAGCATCCCCGACGCCTTTTGGTGGGCCGTGGTGTCCATGACCACGGTGGGCTACGGCGACATGTACCCGGTCACCGTCGGCGGCAAGATCGTGGGCTCGCTGTGCGCCATCGCCGGCGTGCTGACCATCGCGCTGCCCGTGCCCGTCATCGTGTCCAACTTCAACTACTTCTACCACCGCCAGACGGACGGCGAGGAGCAGGCGCAGCTGCTGCGGGTCAGCCGGCAGAACTTGGCGCCCGAGTGCGAGCAGGCGGAAGGCGACGAGCTGCGGACCGCCAACTGCACGGCGCCCGAGATGCCGACGGACGTGTGA